The nucleotide sequence GTAAAAATCTTCCACCAAAAGGTTGATTGTATGGAAAGAATTATCACTTTAGCCCATTTTAAAAAATTTCTCATTCTTCTCGGATTTCTATTTCTTTTAGGAATTTATTTGCCAAAAATTGTCTCTGATAGCGGAGAAAAAAATCTTTATGTTCATCAAGCATCTGCCTTTATGCACGGACAATTGAATATTGATCAAAACCTTCAGGACGTTGCAGTTTATAAAAGCAAGTATTATGTACCGTTTCCACCTTTCCCTGCCGTACTGTTGTTACCTGTTGTAGCAGTCTTTGGGGTGTCTTCTACGAAAGTTATGCTCGTAAGTTTAATCCTTAGCCTACTCAACATTTTTCTTCTGTTAAAAATTCTCAAGCGACTTGAAATTGATTCCCAATACATATACTGGATAGTTGCTGCTTTTTTTCTCGGAACCGCTTACTTATCTTCTTCGTTACGAAGCTCCAGCGTATGGTTCTTTGCACACATTGTAGCAGTTACTTGTATGTTACTAGCACTAAATGAAGTTTTATGGAAAGGTAGGGGATTATTAGCAGGCTTGTTTCTCGGGATGGCATTTTTATCCAGGCAAATGTCTATCTATGCTCTATTCTTTCTTCTAATAGTATTGATCGATAGAAATTCTTTAAAATCATTCAAATGGAAAGCAAGTAACATAATTGCATTCTTTTTTTCCTTAGGGTTGTGTTTTAGTTTATATCTTTTATTCAACTGGATACGATTCGATAACATTTTTAACACTGGCTATTCATATATCGCTCTTCCAGGTTTCCTCAACGAACGTGTAGCAAGATATGGATTATTTTCACCGGTATATATTCCGTTTAATTTATTATACATGTTTATACAAGGATTTCATGTAGAGTTCAGCTCTGCAACTCATTTGAGTGGTATTACAATGGATCCTTTCGGCACTTCAATTACATTTGCAAGCCCTTTTGTTTTCTTTGCCTTCTGGGCTAAATGGAAAAATAAATTACTGTGGGGCGCCTGGATCTCTATTAGTCTGATGATAATTCATACGTTACTTTATTACAATAACGGCTACGTGCAAGCTAATACACAAAGATTTTCATTAGACTTTCTGCCCATTATTATAATATTAGTTGCACTTTCATTAAAGAGTATACCGAAAAATCTGTGGAAAGCTTCGGTTGTTTACTCAATAATTATGAACGTCTTAGCTTTATCAATTATTTTTTTAGGGACAATGGGATTTTAATAGTAATATTTCTTATTGAACTATA is from Ignavibacteriota bacterium and encodes:
- a CDS encoding glycosyl transferase family 39, translated to MERIITLAHFKKFLILLGFLFLLGIYLPKIVSDSGEKNLYVHQASAFMHGQLNIDQNLQDVAVYKSKYYVPFPPFPAVLLLPVVAVFGVSSTKVMLVSLILSLLNIFLLLKILKRLEIDSQYIYWIVAAFFLGTAYLSSSLRSSSVWFFAHIVAVTCMLLALNEVLWKGRGLLAGLFLGMAFLSRQMSIYALFFLLIVLIDRNSLKSFKWKASNIIAFFFSLGLCFSLYLLFNWIRFDNIFNTGYSYIALPGFLNERVARYGLFSPVYIPFNLLYMFIQGFHVEFSSATHLSGITMDPFGTSITFASPFVFFAFWAKWKNKLLWGAWISISLMIIHTLLYYNNGYVQANTQRFSLDFLPIIIILVALSLKSIPKNLWKASVVYSIIMNVLALSIIFLGTMGF